The Camelina sativa cultivar DH55 chromosome 14, Cs, whole genome shotgun sequence genome includes a window with the following:
- the LOC104740091 gene encoding uncharacterized protein LOC104740091 isoform X2 — MVSQIVSCLSQSSTLFCFSDSRRRIILPKTYNGGCLSRFSRGFANRRLFTVNRRKWRSACIFNSGKEPGGDGKLQGGSSEWPILQRWEVPWEWQTVSLTSFACALSFVLTGLTEMAVIPFLGIDAEKLSLDDKAEILFLDQGLTTAVVLAVIFTVAKTFEPLPEDILRYDLRQPFNLQKGWLVWGGIGLVGAVGAIALTGVALSLFRTEAPEREVDSLMKLLPLIGSSSISTLSLVGITGILAPLLEETVFRGFFMVSLTKWVPTPIAIIISSAAFALAHLTPGEFPQLFILGSVLGLSYAQTRNLITPMVIHGIWNSGVILLLTFLQIQGYDIKELLQAN, encoded by the exons ATGGTTTCACAGATAGTCTCTTGTTTATCTCAATCTTCGACTCTTTTCTGTTTCTCCGATTCACGGAGGAGGATCATTCTGCCGAAGACTTACAACGGCGGCTGTTTGAGCCGGTTTTCTCGGGGATTTGCTAACCGCCGGTTATTTACGGTTAACCGGAGGAAATGGAGATCCGCTTGCATTTTCAATTCTGGGAAAGAACCTGGAGGAGATGGAAAG ttaCAAGGAGGTAGCTCAGAGTGGCCGATACTTCAGAGGTGGGAAGTTCCATGGGAATGGCAGACAGTTTCCTTAACTTCGTTCGCTTGTGCATTAAG TTTTGTTTTGACAGGATTAACCGAGATGGCAGTCATACCGTTTTTAGGAATTGATGCTGAGAAACTGAGTTTGGACGATAAGGCGGAAATTTTGTTCCTGGATCAAGG CTTAACAACTGCAGTGGTGCTTGCTGTCATATTCACTGTTGCCAAAACCTTCGAGCCACTTCCTGAAGATATTCTTCGCTATG ATTTGAGACAACCCTTCAACCTGCAAAAAGGATGGCTCGTGTGGGGTGGAATCGGTCTAGTTGGTGCCGTTGGTGCTATTGCGTTAACAGGTGTTGCTTTATCCTTGTTCAGGACAGAGGCACCCGAGAGGGAG GTAGACTCTTTGATGAAGCTTCTTCCATTAATTGGATCTTCAAGCATCAG CACCTTAAGCTTAGTGGGCATAACTGGAATCCTTGCCCCACTTCTTGAGGAGACTGTCTTTCGTGGATTCTTCATGGTCTCTCTTACCAAATG GGTCCCAACCCCAATAGCAATTATCATCAGCTCAGCTGCGTTTGCCCTTGCTCATCTCACACCCGGTGAATTCCCACAGCTGTTTATTCTAG GAAGTGTTTTGGGATTATCATATGCACAAACTCGCAATCTCATTACCCCAATGGTCATACACGGTATTTGGAACTCAGGAGTTATTTTGCTACTCACTTTTCTTCAG
- the LOC104740091 gene encoding uncharacterized protein LOC104740091 isoform X3 has translation MAVIPFLGIDAEKLSLDDKAEILFLDQGLTTAVVLAVIFTVAKTFEPLPEDILRYDLRQPFNLQKGWLVWGGIGLVGAVGAIALTGVALSLFRTEAPEREVDSLMKLLPLIGSSSISTLSLVGITGILAPLLEETVFRGFFMVSLTKWVPTPIAIIISSAAFALAHLTPGEFPQLFILGSVLGLSYAQTRNLITPMVIHGIWNSGVILLLTFLQIQGYDIKELLQAN, from the exons ATGGCAGTCATACCGTTTTTAGGAATTGATGCTGAGAAACTGAGTTTGGACGATAAGGCGGAAATTTTGTTCCTGGATCAAGG CTTAACAACTGCAGTGGTGCTTGCTGTCATATTCACTGTTGCCAAAACCTTCGAGCCACTTCCTGAAGATATTCTTCGCTATG ATTTGAGACAACCCTTCAACCTGCAAAAAGGATGGCTCGTGTGGGGTGGAATCGGTCTAGTTGGTGCCGTTGGTGCTATTGCGTTAACAGGTGTTGCTTTATCCTTGTTCAGGACAGAGGCACCCGAGAGGGAG GTAGACTCTTTGATGAAGCTTCTTCCATTAATTGGATCTTCAAGCATCAG CACCTTAAGCTTAGTGGGCATAACTGGAATCCTTGCCCCACTTCTTGAGGAGACTGTCTTTCGTGGATTCTTCATGGTCTCTCTTACCAAATG GGTCCCAACCCCAATAGCAATTATCATCAGCTCAGCTGCGTTTGCCCTTGCTCATCTCACACCCGGTGAATTCCCACAGCTGTTTATTCTAG GAAGTGTTTTGGGATTATCATATGCACAAACTCGCAATCTCATTACCCCAATGGTCATACACGGTATTTGGAACTCAGGAGTTATTTTGCTACTCACTTTTCTTCAG
- the LOC104740090 gene encoding protein PHYTOCHROME KINASE SUBSTRATE 2 isoform X2 — MATTLTSSSSTPNTSFDFMMNNNSNNLYGPFSSSSTSFSYLTNKEDALTQQNLMSGGINPDVLGVNKKASEDLEISVFGAEKYFNGDMDSDHSPRLVSLPPNPEVPIERIFVGPKQSSKNSSGTPSLLSESSWNSQSLLLQSKYVEKNNKNIKNNSSCNSYLQEEKDISSNHKVSNKKSFLANLGCRCVCSNWNSVDVVDDKKRSSGLKKIKTQSSFSGNLSSEMKIHKQQQEAILEQRKSLEIFGSPLVEKRIIQKKFPWEYASSAKAEEHGISVKFQEEDDGSVSDVSTDLFEIESLTGKGKPFFARQGSSDPDSPNGYAPSEVSIQWSVVTASVADYSVMSECATSPVKKNRSFQIPRIPIMAKSNRETAPQRRKSSSGGLLLGCKSHKSVRVSGDSYTSMNRTPSYVPRFPVEANPTSVETRRRISSSSGSHTQSSFLYT; from the exons atggctACTACcttaacttcatcttcttcaactccaAACACATCTTTTGATTTCATGATGAACAATAACAGTAACAATCTCTATggtcctttctcttcttcttctacttctttttcttacttGACAAACAAGGAAGATGCTCTCACGCAGCAGAACCTCATGAGTGGTGGTATCAATCCAGATGTTCTTGGAGTTAACAAGAAAGcttctgaagatttggagatcagTGTGTTTGGTGCTGAGAAGTACTTTAATGGAGATATGGATTCCGAC CATAGTCCTAGACTTGTGTCTCTTCCGCCAAACCCTGAAGTTCCTATCGAGAGAATCTTCGTCGGTCCGAAGCAAAGCTCGAAAAATTCGTCGGGAACTCCGAGTCTTCTGTCTGAATCCAGCTGGAATAGCCAGAGCTTGTTGCTCCAGAGCAAATATGTggagaagaacaacaagaacatCAAGAACAACTCTAGCTGCAACAGTTACTTGCAGGAGGAGAAGGATATTAGTAGCAATCACAAGGTGAGTAATAAGAAGAGTTTTCTCGCTAATCTTGGCTGCAGATGCGTTTGTTCGAATTGGAATTCAGTGGATGTCGTCGACGACAAGAAAAGAAGCTCTGGTCTGAAGAAGATCAAGACTCAGTCGAGTTTCTCTGGGAATCTAAGCTCAGAGATGAAGATtcataaacaacaacaagaagcaatTTTAGAGCAGAGGAAGTCTCTGGAAATATTTGGATCTCCTCTCGTTGAGAAGAGAATTATACAGAAGAAATTTCCATGGGAATACGCAAGCTCTGCTAAAGCTGAGGAACATGGAATCTCTGTGAAgttccaagaagaagatgatgggaGCGTGAGTGATGTAAGTACAGATCTTTTTGAGATTGAGAGCTTAACAGGGAAGGGAAAGCCCTTCTTTGCAAGGCAAGGAAGCAGTGATCCAGACTCACCAAATGGTTATGCACCGAGTGAGGTAAGCATACAGTGGAGTGTAGTAACGGCAAGTGTAGCAGATTACTCTGTTATGTCAGAATGTGCAACGAGTCCTGTCAAAAAGAACCGGTCTTTTCAGATTCCTCGAATCCCTATCATGGCGAAATCAAACCGAGAAACTGCTCCTCAGAGACGGAAATCGAGCAGTGGTGGTTTATTATTGGGATGCAAGAGTCATAAATCTGTTAGAGTCTCTGGTGATTCGTACACAAGCATGAACAGAACACCGAGTTATGTTCCAAGATTCCCCGTAGAAGCTAATCCTACAAGCGTTGAAACAAGAAGGAGGATCAGCAGTAGTTCGGGTTCTCACACGCAATCGTCTTTTTTGTATACTTAA
- the LOC104740090 gene encoding protein PHYTOCHROME KINASE SUBSTRATE 2 isoform X3 encodes MATTLTSSSSTPNTSFDFMMNNNSNNLYGPFSSSSTSFSYLTNKEDALTQQNLMSGGINPDVLGVNKKASEDLEISVFGAEKYFNGDMDSDHSPRLVSLPPNPEVPIERIFVGPKQSSKNSSGTPSLLSESSWNSQSLLLQSKYVEKNNKNIKNNSSCNSYLQEEKDISSNHKVSNKKSFLANLGCRCVCSNWNSVDVVDDKKRSSGLKKIKTQSSFSGNLSSEMKIHKQQQEAILEQRKSLEIFGSPLVEKRIIQKKFPWEYASSAKAEEHGISVKFQEEDDGSVSDVSTDLFEIESLTGKGKPFFARQGSSDPDSPNGYAPSEVSIQWSVVTASVADYSVMSECATSPVKKNRSFQIPRIPIMAKSNRETAPQRRKSSSGGLLLGCKSHKSVRVSGDSYTSMNRTPSYVPRFPVEANPTSVETRRRISSSSGSHTQSSFLYT; translated from the exons atggctACTACcttaacttcatcttcttcaactccaAACACATCTTTTGATTTCATGATGAACAATAACAGTAACAATCTCTATggtcctttctcttcttcttctacttctttttcttacttGACAAACAAGGAAGATGCTCTCACGCAGCAGAACCTCATGAGTGGTGGTATCAATCCAGATGTTCTTGGAGTTAACAAGAAAGcttctgaagatttggagatcagTGTGTTTGGTGCTGAGAAGTACTTTAATGGAGATATGGATTCCGACCATAGTCCTAGACTTGTGTCTCTTCCGCCAAACCCTGAAGTTCCTATCGAGAGAATCTTCGTCGGTCCGAAGCAAAGCTCGAAAAATTCGTCGGGAACTCCGAGTCTTCTGTCTGAATCCAGCTGGAATAGCCAGAGCTTGTTGCTCCAGAGCAAATATGTggagaagaacaacaagaacatCAAGAACAACTCTAGCTGCAACAGTTACTTGCAGGAGGAGAAGGATATTAGTAGCAATCACAAGGTGAGTAATAAGAAGAGTTTTCTCGCTAATCTTGGCTGCAGATGCGTTTGTTCGAATTGGAATTCAGTGGATGTCGTCGACGACAAGAAAAGAAGCTCTGGTCTGAAGAAGATCAAGACTCAGTCGAGTTTCTCTGGGAATCTAAGCTCAGAGATGAAGATtcataaacaacaacaagaagcaatTTTAGAGCAGAGGAAGTCTCTGGAAATATTTGGATCTCCTCTCGTTGAGAAGAGAATTATACAGAAGAAATTTCCATGGGAATACGCAAGCTCTGCTAAAGCTGAGGAACATGGAATCTCTGTGAAgttccaagaagaagatgatgggaGCGTGAGTGATGTAAGTACAGATCTTTTTGAGATTGAGAGCTTAACAGGGAAGGGAAAGCCCTTCTTTGCAAGGCAAGGAAGCAGTGATCCAGACTCACCAAATGGTTATGCACCGAGTGAGGTAAGCATACAGTGGAGTGTAGTAACGGCAAGTGTAGCAGATTACTCTGTTATGTCAGAATGTGCAACGAGTCCTGTCAAAAAGAACCGGTCTTTTCAGATTCCTCGAATCCCTATCATGGCGAAATCAAACCGAGAAACTGCTCCTCAGAGACGGAAATCGAGCAGTGGTGGTTTATTATTGGGATGCAAGAGTCATAAATCTGTTAGAGTCTCTGGTGATTCGTACACAAGCATGAACAGAACACCGAGTTATGTTCCAAGATTCCCCGTAGAAGCTAATCCTACAAGCGTTGAAACAAGAAGGAGGATCAGCAGTAGTTCGGGTTCTCACACGCAATCGTCTTTTTTGTATAC TTAA
- the LOC104740090 gene encoding protein PHYTOCHROME KINASE SUBSTRATE 2 isoform X4, translating to MATTLTSSSSTPNTSFDFMMNNNSNNLYGPFSSSSTSFSYLTNKEDALTQQNLMSGGINPDVLGVNKKASEDLEISVFGAEKYFNGDMDSDHSPRLVSLPPNPEVPIERIFVGPKQSSKNSSGTPSLLSESSWNSQSLLLQSKYVEKNNKNIKNNSSCNSYLQEEKDISSNHKVSNKKSFLANLGCRCVCSNWNSVDVVDDKKRSSGLKKIKTQSSFSGNLSSEMKIHKQQQEAILEQRKSLEIFGSPLVEKRIIQKKFPWEYASSAKAEEHGISVKFQEEDDGSVSDVSTDLFEIESLTGKGKPFFARQGSSDPDSPNGYAPSEVSIQWSVVTASVADYSVMSECATSPVKKNRSFQIPRIPIMAKSNRETAPQRRKSSSGGLLLGCKSHKSVRVSGDSYTSMNRTPSYVPRFPVEANPTSVETRRRISSSSGSHTQSSFLYT from the exons atggctACTACcttaacttcatcttcttcaactccaAACACATCTTTTGATTTCATGATGAACAATAACAGTAACAATCTCTATggtcctttctcttcttcttctacttctttttcttacttGACAAACAAGGAAGATGCTCTCACGCAGCAGAACCTCATGAGTGGTGGTATCAATCCAGATGTTCTTGGAGTTAACAAGAAAGcttctgaagatttggagatcagTGTGTTTGGTGCTGAGAAGTACTTTAATGGAGATATGGATTCCGACCATAGTCCTAGACTTGTGTCTCTTCCGCCAAACCCTGAAGTTCCTATCGAGAGAATCTTCGTCGGTCCGAAGCAAAGCTCGAAAAATTCGTCGGGAACTCCGAGTCTTCTGTCTGAATCCAGCTGGAATAGCCAGAGCTTGTTGCTCCAGAGCAAATATGTggagaagaacaacaagaacatCAAGAACAACTCTAGCTGCAACAGTTACTTGCAGGAGGAGAAGGATATTAGTAGCAATCACAAGGTGAGTAATAAGAAGAGTTTTCTCGCTAATCTTGGCTGCAGATGCGTTTGTTCGAATTGGAATTCAGTGGATGTCGTCGACGACAAGAAAAGAAGCTCTGGTCTGAAGAAGATCAAGACTCAGTCGAGTTTCTCTGGGAATCTAAGCTCAGAGATGAAGATtcataaacaacaacaagaagcaatTTTAGAGCAGAGGAAGTCTCTGGAAATATTTGGATCTCCTCTCGTTGAGAAGAGAATTATACAGAAGAAATTTCCATGGGAATACGCAAGCTCTGCTAAAGCTGAGGAACATGGAATCTCTGTGAAgttccaagaagaagatgatgggaGCGTGAGTGATGTAAGTACAGATCTTTTTGAGATTGAGAGCTTAACAGGGAAGGGAAAGCCCTTCTTTGCAAG GCAAGGAAGCAGTGATCCAGACTCACCAAATGGTTATGCACCGAGTGAGGTAAGCATACAGTGGAGTGTAGTAACGGCAAGTGTAGCAGATTACTCTGTTATGTCTGAATGTGCAACGAGTCCTGTCAAAAAGAACCGGTCTTTTCAGATTCCTCGAATCCCTATCATGGCGAAATCAAACCGAGAAACTGCTCCTCAGAGACGGAAATCGAGCAGTGGTGGTTTATTATTGGGATGCAAGAGTCATAAATCTGTTAGAGTCTCTGGTGATTCGTACACAAGCATGAACAGAACACCGAGTTATGTTCCAAGATTCCCCGTAGAAGCTAATCCTACAAGCGTTGAAACAAGAAGGAGGATCAGCAGTAGTTCGGGTTCTCACACGCAATCGTCTTTTTTGTATACTTAA
- the LOC104740090 gene encoding protein PHYTOCHROME KINASE SUBSTRATE 2 isoform X1: protein MATTLTSSSSTPNTSFDFMMNNNSNNLYGPFSSSSTSFSYLTNKEDALTQQNLMSGGINPDVLGVNKKASEDLEISVFGAEKYFNGDMDSDHSPRLVSLPPNPEVPIERIFVGPKQSSKNSSGTPSLLSESSWNSQSLLLQSKYVEKNNKNIKNNSSCNSYLQEEKDISSNHKVSNKKSFLANLGCRCVCSNWNSVDVVDDKKRSSGLKKIKTQSSFSGNLSSEMKIHKQQQEAILEQRKSLEIFGSPLVEKRIIQKKFPWEYASSAKAEEHGISVKFQEEDDGSVSDVSTDLFEIESLTGKGKPFFARQGSSDPDSPNGYAPSEVSIQWSVVTASVADYSVMSECATSPVKKNRSFQIPRIPIMAKSNRETAPQRRKSSSGGLLLGCKSHKSVRVSGDSYTSMNRTPSYVPRFPVEANPTSVETRRRISSSSGSHTQSSFLYT, encoded by the coding sequence atggctACTACcttaacttcatcttcttcaactccaAACACATCTTTTGATTTCATGATGAACAATAACAGTAACAATCTCTATggtcctttctcttcttcttctacttctttttcttacttGACAAACAAGGAAGATGCTCTCACGCAGCAGAACCTCATGAGTGGTGGTATCAATCCAGATGTTCTTGGAGTTAACAAGAAAGcttctgaagatttggagatcagTGTGTTTGGTGCTGAGAAGTACTTTAATGGAGATATGGATTCCGACCATAGTCCTAGACTTGTGTCTCTTCCGCCAAACCCTGAAGTTCCTATCGAGAGAATCTTCGTCGGTCCGAAGCAAAGCTCGAAAAATTCGTCGGGAACTCCGAGTCTTCTGTCTGAATCCAGCTGGAATAGCCAGAGCTTGTTGCTCCAGAGCAAATATGTggagaagaacaacaagaacatCAAGAACAACTCTAGCTGCAACAGTTACTTGCAGGAGGAGAAGGATATTAGTAGCAATCACAAGGTGAGTAATAAGAAGAGTTTTCTCGCTAATCTTGGCTGCAGATGCGTTTGTTCGAATTGGAATTCAGTGGATGTCGTCGACGACAAGAAAAGAAGCTCTGGTCTGAAGAAGATCAAGACTCAGTCGAGTTTCTCTGGGAATCTAAGCTCAGAGATGAAGATtcataaacaacaacaagaagcaatTTTAGAGCAGAGGAAGTCTCTGGAAATATTTGGATCTCCTCTCGTTGAGAAGAGAATTATACAGAAGAAATTTCCATGGGAATACGCAAGCTCTGCTAAAGCTGAGGAACATGGAATCTCTGTGAAgttccaagaagaagatgatgggaGCGTGAGTGATGTAAGTACAGATCTTTTTGAGATTGAGAGCTTAACAGGGAAGGGAAAGCCCTTCTTTGCAAGGCAAGGAAGCAGTGATCCAGACTCACCAAATGGTTATGCACCGAGTGAGGTAAGCATACAGTGGAGTGTAGTAACGGCAAGTGTAGCAGATTACTCTGTTATGTCAGAATGTGCAACGAGTCCTGTCAAAAAGAACCGGTCTTTTCAGATTCCTCGAATCCCTATCATGGCGAAATCAAACCGAGAAACTGCTCCTCAGAGACGGAAATCGAGCAGTGGTGGTTTATTATTGGGATGCAAGAGTCATAAATCTGTTAGAGTCTCTGGTGATTCGTACACAAGCATGAACAGAACACCGAGTTATGTTCCAAGATTCCCCGTAGAAGCTAATCCTACAAGCGTTGAAACAAGAAGGAGGATCAGCAGTAGTTCGGGTTCTCACACGCAATCGTCTTTTTTGTATACTTAA